The bacterium DNA window GAAATGTCCACTAGTATAGAAACTCTTGAATTTAATAATCATGAAGGAGAAGCATTGTGGAGTCAATTTTCTCGCACTGACGATGCTCAAGGAACTCTCGTTTTCTTCCATGGTTTTCCAGGATCAAGCGATTACATCGTTTCACAGAGAATGAAAGACTTCTCTCGAAACTCCTACAATGTCTTGAGGCTTGACTTCAGCGGCTCGGGTCGCTCTAAGGGAAAGTTTGAAAATAAAACTATGACAAAAGAGGCGAAGGAAGTAATCACTGCTTTTGAGTTCGCAACAAAGCTTACCCCCAACCTCCCGGTCTCTCTCGTAGGTCACTCG harbors:
- a CDS encoding alpha/beta fold hydrolase, with product MSTSIETLEFNNHEGEALWSQFSRTDDAQGTLVFFHGFPGSSDYIVSQRMKDFSRNSYNVLRLDFSGSGRSKGKFENKTMTKEAKEVITAFEFATKLTPNLPVSLVGHSTGAIDVALSFSHFPSTLLEQIHSVILLGGVSDLKKGISYDFSE